The Ramlibacter sp. PS4R-6 nucleotide sequence GCGACGCCGCGCGAGCAGCGCTTCATCGCCGCCGTCGATGCCTGGGTGCAGAGCGACATCCCGCGCGCCATCGCCCTGCACGAGGAACAGGCACGCGAATTCCCGCGCGACCTGCCTTCGGTGAAATTGGGGCAGTACCACCTGTTCAACGGCGGTGACTCCGAAGGCATGCTGCGGATCGCCCAGGCCGTCGAGGCTGCGGCGGCGGACGTGCCCTTCTTCCACGGCATGCTGGCCTTCGGCTACGAGCAGTGCCATCGGCTGGCCGAAGCGGAGGCGAGCGCTCGGCGTGCCATTGCCATGCGCCGCAAGGAGCCCTGGGCCCACCATGCGCTGGCGCACGTGATGCTCACGCAGGGCCGCAACGGCGAAGGCCGCGACTTCATGGCGTCGGTGAGCGACACCTGGACGGGGCTGAACTCGTTCATGGTGACGCACAACTGGTGGCACCAGGCGCTGTTCCTGATCGAACTCGGTGAACTCGACGAAGTCCTGCGTGTCTACGACGCGCAGGTGTGGGGCGTCGCCAAGGACTACTCGCAGGACCAGGTCAACGCGGTGTCGCTGCTCGCGCGCGTCGAGCTGGCGGGCGGCGATGTCGGTGCGCGCTGGCAGGACGTCGCCACTCACCTGGCGCCGCGCGTGGCGGACCATGTGCTGCCCTTCCTCGACGTGCAGTATCTCTATGGGCTGGCGCGCGCGGGTCGGGCTGAAGCCGACGTGCTGATGCGCAACATCGAGCGGCATGCTGAAGGCGCACCCCGGGTGTGGCGCGACGTCGCCGTGCCCGCCGCGCGCGGGATGCTCGCGCATGCGCGCGGGGACTGGTCGCGCGCAGCCGACCAACTGGGGCGCGCGCTGCCACGCATGGCCGAGATCGGCGGCAGCCATGCGCAGCGCGACCTCTTCACGCGCGTCCATCGCGACGCCCTCGCGCGCGCACGATGAAGGCGCAGCTCGTGCTCGTGCCGGGGCTGGCCGGCGACCGCGTGATGTGGCGCTCGCAGCTGGAGGCCTTGTCGGCATGGCAGCCAGTCGTCACGGACGTGCACATGCGGCACGGCTCGATCCCGGACATGGCATCGGCCCTGCTGGCGGAGGTGCCGGGCCGGCTGGTGCTGGTGGGCGCCTCGATGGGCGGCATGGTCGCGATGGAAGCCGCGCGGCAAGCGCCGGAACGCGTCGCGGCGCTGGCGCTGCTCGGCACGAGCGCCCAGCCGGAGAACGAGGGCATGCGCCAGGTGCGCGAGAACGCGATCACGCTGTTCGGGCAGGGGCGCCTGCGCGAGGTGATCGAGCCCAACGTGGGCTTCGCCTTCCACCCCGACCACGTGCAGGACCCGTCGATCGCGCGGGACTACCTGGAGTTCGTGCTGCGCGCGGGCGCGGACCAACTGGTCCGCCAGAACCGCGCCGTGATCTCGCGGCCCGATGCGCGCTTGCACCTGCCGTACGTCAATTGCCCGGTGCTCGTGATGCACGGCGATTCGGACCAACTGGTGCCGCCCGATTGCGGGCGGGAGATCGCGGGGCTTGCACCGCAAGCGCAGTTGCACGTCGTGCCGCGCTGCGGGCACATGCTCACGATGGAGCGGCCGCAGGAAGTGAACGCCCGGCTAGCGGCGTGGCTGCGGGAAATTGGAATCTGACCCCAATTAGTTGCCGCCGAGGCTGCGCACCTTTTCCATGAGGCGCTGCTGGATGCCGGGCGAGACGAACTTGTCGACCTCGCCGCCCAGCACGGCGATCTCGCGCACGAAGGTGCTGCTGATGAACTGGTACTTGTCGCTGGGCGTGAGGAAGACCGTTTCGACGTCGGGCATCAGGCTGCGGTTCATGCCGGCCAGCTGGAACTCGTAGTCGAAGTCGGTGACGGCGCGCAGGCCGCGCACCATGGCCTTGGCGCCGCGGGCCACGACGAAGTCGCGCATCAGGCCCGAGAAGCTGTCGACCTCCACGCCCTTGAACTGGCTGGCCACCTCGCGGGCCATGTCGATGCGCTCGGACAGCGTGAACATCGCCTTCTTGTGGTGGCCGGCGGCCACCGCGACGATCACCTTGGAGAAAAGCTGCGTGGCCCGCCGGATGACATCCTCATGCCCCAAGGTCATGGGGTCGAAGGTGCCGGGGTAGACGGCGATCACGGGCTGGCTCATGGTGTCTCCTCGCGCCATTGCTGCGCTGCATTATGCAGCCCGCCGCAACAGGTGCGCGTGCACCGCCCCGGCCTTCATGTGGCGCTCGAGCGCCAAGCCGTAGGGCGCCAGCTTCGCGTCGTCCCACGCATCGGGCGCTTCGAGGTAGATGCGGCCTTCCGGCGCCAGCACGGGCGCGGCGCTGCGCAGCGCCTTGTCCCACAGGCCCGCGTCGAACGGCGGATCGAGGAAGACGGCGTCGATGCTGCCTTCCGTCGCGGAGGCCAGCACCGACAGGCCGTTGGCGCGGCGCACGTCGATCGCTTCGGCCGCGAGCTTCGCCTTCAGCGCCCGCAGCAGCTCCACCAGCTCGCCATCCTGTTCGACGACGACCACCTGCGCCGCACCGCGTGACGCCGCCTCGAAGCCCAGCGCCCCGGTGCCCGCGAAGGCGTCGATGCAGCGCCAGCCGGTGAGGTCCTGGCCCAGCCAGTTGAAGAGCGTTTCACGGACGCGGTCGGGCGTGGGGCGCAGGCCGGGCTTGTCGCGCACGGGCAGCTTGGTGCGCTTCCACTGGCCGCCGATGATGCGGACCTCGCGCGGCGGGGCGGGTTGTCTGGGCATCCGCGCACTGTAAGCGCCCGCCCAAAATGAAGCCGGGGTCGCCCTTTTGGGACGCCCCGGCTTTTTTGGGAGAGAGAGACAG carries:
- a CDS encoding tetratricopeptide repeat protein, which encodes MSTDVLGNRVTLRDEGSRGAVDDFVEGFIASEARAVNVLGIADRDDSPIVQAYAAAVHMFAETPDAPANARPFLDRAKAHAAEATPREQRFIAAVDAWVQSDIPRAIALHEEQAREFPRDLPSVKLGQYHLFNGGDSEGMLRIAQAVEAAAADVPFFHGMLAFGYEQCHRLAEAEASARRAIAMRRKEPWAHHALAHVMLTQGRNGEGRDFMASVSDTWTGLNSFMVTHNWWHQALFLIELGELDEVLRVYDAQVWGVAKDYSQDQVNAVSLLARVELAGGDVGARWQDVATHLAPRVADHVLPFLDVQYLYGLARAGRAEADVLMRNIERHAEGAPRVWRDVAVPAARGMLAHARGDWSRAADQLGRALPRMAEIGGSHAQRDLFTRVHRDALARAR
- a CDS encoding alpha/beta fold hydrolase, encoding MKAQLVLVPGLAGDRVMWRSQLEALSAWQPVVTDVHMRHGSIPDMASALLAEVPGRLVLVGASMGGMVAMEAARQAPERVAALALLGTSAQPENEGMRQVRENAITLFGQGRLREVIEPNVGFAFHPDHVQDPSIARDYLEFVLRAGADQLVRQNRAVISRPDARLHLPYVNCPVLVMHGDSDQLVPPDCGREIAGLAPQAQLHVVPRCGHMLTMERPQEVNARLAAWLREIGI
- the coaD gene encoding pantetheine-phosphate adenylyltransferase; the protein is MSQPVIAVYPGTFDPMTLGHEDVIRRATQLFSKVIVAVAAGHHKKAMFTLSERIDMAREVASQFKGVEVDSFSGLMRDFVVARGAKAMVRGLRAVTDFDYEFQLAGMNRSLMPDVETVFLTPSDKYQFISSTFVREIAVLGGEVDKFVSPGIQQRLMEKVRSLGGN
- the rsmD gene encoding 16S rRNA (guanine(966)-N(2))-methyltransferase RsmD encodes the protein MPRQPAPPREVRIIGGQWKRTKLPVRDKPGLRPTPDRVRETLFNWLGQDLTGWRCIDAFAGTGALGFEAASRGAAQVVVVEQDGELVELLRALKAKLAAEAIDVRRANGLSVLASATEGSIDAVFLDPPFDAGLWDKALRSAAPVLAPEGRIYLEAPDAWDDAKLAPYGLALERHMKAGAVHAHLLRRAA